A genomic window from Thioalkalivibrio sp. ALJ12 includes:
- a CDS encoding thioredoxin fold domain-containing protein — protein sequence MSQIGKPTAFVSLLVLLLCWPLWAQAEIEEGFDFDDSPRIIGLHAPDWFELSFLDLPEDLERAVERGKQGLAVYYGMDDCPYCEQLFEVNFEKEDIRAQLSDNFDVVAIDVLGDREVTGLDGEVKFEREYASEQRLNFTPSIAFYDNEGERIHQMRGYYPPYRFRALLDYVTERHDREMSFRDYLDRADPPPKFDTDDINERDFFINEPYALDRSKIPAQRPLVVFFEREACHACDILHTEPLQEDEVLDRIALMDAVQLDAEDSDTPVLTPDGQRTNPRDWAAELDVHWAPTLIFFDETGEEIIRIDSVVHLNRLRNVMDYVLTRGYEDYPTFERWRAQQP from the coding sequence GTGAGCCAAATCGGAAAGCCAACTGCGTTCGTCAGTCTGCTGGTGCTGCTGCTTTGCTGGCCGCTGTGGGCGCAGGCCGAGATCGAGGAGGGCTTCGATTTCGACGATTCACCGCGGATCATCGGCCTGCACGCACCGGACTGGTTCGAGCTGAGCTTTCTCGATCTGCCGGAGGACCTGGAACGTGCCGTGGAGCGCGGCAAGCAGGGGCTGGCCGTGTACTACGGGATGGACGACTGCCCGTACTGCGAACAGCTGTTCGAGGTGAATTTCGAGAAAGAGGACATTCGCGCGCAGCTGTCGGACAACTTCGATGTGGTGGCGATCGACGTGCTCGGCGACCGCGAGGTGACCGGGCTGGACGGGGAGGTCAAATTCGAACGCGAATATGCCTCGGAACAGCGGCTTAACTTCACCCCTTCCATCGCCTTCTATGATAACGAGGGCGAGCGCATCCACCAGATGCGGGGGTACTACCCGCCGTATCGATTCCGCGCGCTGCTCGACTACGTGACCGAGCGTCACGACCGCGAGATGAGTTTCCGTGATTATCTCGACCGCGCCGACCCTCCGCCCAAGTTCGACACGGACGACATCAACGAGCGCGACTTCTTTATTAACGAGCCCTATGCGCTGGATCGCAGCAAGATCCCCGCGCAACGGCCCCTGGTGGTGTTCTTCGAGCGCGAGGCCTGCCATGCCTGCGATATCCTGCATACCGAGCCGTTGCAGGAAGACGAGGTGCTGGACCGCATCGCCCTGATGGATGCCGTCCAGCTGGACGCCGAGGACAGTGACACGCCGGTACTGACCCCGGACGGTCAACGCACCAACCCGCGCGACTGGGCGGCGGAACTGGACGTGCACTGGGCGCCGACTCTGATCTTCTTCGACGAGACGGGCGAGGAGATCATCCGCATTGATTCGGTCGTGCACCTGAACCGGCTGCGCAACGTGATGGACTATGTGCTCACGCGCGGCTATGAGGACTATCCGACCTTCGAACGCTGGCGCGCCCAGCAACCATAG
- the cyaY gene encoding iron donor protein CyaY, which produces MSQPSFAVFAEQTLDEIYNRLSDQDGLDDLDIDLIDGVLTLEFEDGAQMILNRQEAAQQIWLSSPEGPAHFGYNEDEDAWLDDRNGDDLHETVARVIGQKLGVRVEL; this is translated from the coding sequence ATGAGCCAGCCCTCCTTCGCCGTATTCGCCGAACAGACCCTCGACGAGATCTACAACCGCCTGAGCGACCAGGACGGTCTCGACGACCTGGACATCGACCTGATCGACGGTGTCCTGACCCTCGAATTCGAGGACGGGGCGCAGATGATCCTGAACCGCCAGGAGGCTGCGCAGCAGATCTGGCTGTCCTCGCCCGAGGGCCCGGCTCACTTCGGCTACAACGAGGACGAAGATGCCTGGCTGGATGACCGTAACGGGGACGACCTGCACGAGACCGTAGCCCGCGTGATCGGGCAGAAGCTGGGCGTACGCGTCGAGCTCTAG
- a CDS encoding DUF423 domain-containing protein, whose product MPGTETEPMIRALVVIGALLAAIAVVLGAFGAHALQERLSERALATWDTGVQYHFIHALALLLLAALWSHLASGWATASAVAFVLGILLFAGSLYALALGAPRVLGAIAPLGGTAFILGWLSLAIAAWRA is encoded by the coding sequence ATGCCAGGTACGGAGACCGAGCCGATGATCCGCGCCCTAGTCGTGATCGGGGCCCTGCTCGCCGCCATCGCGGTGGTGCTCGGTGCCTTCGGCGCACATGCCCTGCAAGAACGATTGTCCGAGCGCGCGCTGGCCACCTGGGACACCGGCGTCCAGTATCACTTCATCCATGCCCTCGCCCTGTTGCTACTGGCAGCGCTGTGGTCGCACCTGGCCAGCGGCTGGGCCACCGCCAGCGCCGTCGCCTTCGTGCTTGGCATTCTGCTCTTTGCCGGCAGCCTGTATGCCCTGGCACTGGGCGCCCCGCGCGTACTGGGAGCCATCGCACCTCTGGGCGGCACCGCCTTCATCCTCGGCTGGCTGAGCCTAGCGATCGCCGCCTGGCGGGCGTAG
- a CDS encoding class I SAM-dependent methyltransferase — translation MTLQVRAEPGQEARGREIDHYLRAHGYRHLGEAPLVLEVGAHGLSLIREEGRRELRLHLDFATGRQGYRLAHSGHQREGLIRAMGNIPRDSHVVDATAGLGRDTLLLAAHGFRVDAWERHPVVYLLLADALQRAAHDEALAPIVERITLHAGLATPATLGTPPVAAVFDPMFPERAKRTAVKKDMQLTQALMEGAPDPDPETTLQRLREAATRRVVVKRPLHAPALGPDTPQGSVRGKSVRFDVYAPTVHA, via the coding sequence GTGACCCTTCAAGTCCGCGCAGAACCCGGGCAGGAGGCCCGAGGCCGGGAGATCGACCACTACCTGAGAGCCCACGGCTATCGCCACCTGGGCGAGGCGCCCCTGGTACTGGAGGTCGGCGCGCACGGGCTGTCGCTGATCCGCGAGGAGGGTCGACGCGAACTGCGTCTGCATCTGGACTTTGCCACCGGCCGTCAGGGATATCGTCTGGCCCATAGCGGGCATCAGCGAGAGGGCCTGATCCGGGCCATGGGCAACATCCCGCGAGACAGCCATGTGGTGGACGCCACCGCCGGCCTGGGGCGCGATACGCTGCTGCTGGCCGCGCACGGCTTCCGCGTGGATGCCTGGGAACGCCACCCGGTCGTCTACCTGCTGCTGGCGGATGCCCTGCAGCGCGCCGCCCATGACGAGGCGCTGGCCCCGATTGTCGAGCGCATCACGCTGCACGCGGGCCTGGCCACGCCAGCGACCCTGGGCACACCGCCCGTCGCCGCCGTGTTCGATCCCATGTTTCCGGAGCGGGCCAAGCGCACCGCGGTCAAGAAGGACATGCAGCTGACCCAGGCCCTGATGGAGGGCGCCCCGGACCCCGACCCGGAAACCACGCTGCAGCGTCTGCGCGAGGCGGCCACGCGGCGGGTCGTCGTCAAGCGGCCCCTGCATGCCCCTGCCCTGGGTCCCGACACGCCCCAGGGCAGCGTCCGGGGCAAGAGCGTACGCTTCGACGTCTACGCACCCACCGTGCACGCCTGA
- a CDS encoding SlyX family protein → MSSADPSRTDHELIARIEALEVRLAHQEYTQEEQARVQHELQQDNQELRRQLQWLRDRLRELEDQGGGPGDGNEPPPPHY, encoded by the coding sequence ATGTCGTCAGCTGACCCATCCCGCACCGACCACGAACTGATCGCGCGGATCGAGGCGCTGGAAGTTCGCCTGGCGCATCAGGAATACACCCAGGAAGAGCAGGCCCGCGTCCAGCACGAGCTCCAGCAGGACAACCAGGAACTGCGCCGCCAGCTCCAGTGGCTCCGCGACCGGTTGCGGGAACTCGAGGACCAGGGTGGCGGCCCCGGAGACGGCAACGAGCCGCCTCCGCCGCACTACTGA
- a CDS encoding D-2-hydroxyacid dehydrogenase — protein MTELRHGVFLDLSTVDRDDLDLTPLREALPEWDLHPRTDPDEIAARIASAEVVVTNKVVLDESLLAAAANLQLVCAAATGTNNIDVAAANRAGITVSNARDYATDSVVQHVFALLLTLVTRLDDYRADIRAGHWSASDQFCLLDHPIRTLAGMRLGIIGHGVLGQATARVARAFGMQVQVAASLRKAVPSPADDADRIPLPELLATSDVVSLHCPLSPETRHLIDDNALRQMPTGSILLNTARGGLVDPEALARHLRAGHLGGAGIDVLEPEPPPADHPLLAADIPNLVLTPHTAWAARGARQHVIEEVAANIHSFAQGQPRHVVS, from the coding sequence ATGACTGAACTGCGACACGGGGTATTTCTCGACCTGTCCACGGTGGATCGCGACGACCTGGACCTCACCCCCCTGCGCGAGGCCCTTCCCGAGTGGGACCTGCACCCGCGCACAGACCCCGACGAGATCGCCGCCCGCATCGCCAGTGCCGAGGTTGTGGTCACCAACAAGGTGGTGCTCGACGAGTCGCTGCTGGCCGCGGCCGCAAACCTGCAGCTGGTCTGCGCGGCGGCCACCGGCACCAACAATATCGATGTCGCCGCCGCGAACCGGGCGGGCATCACGGTCAGCAATGCCCGCGACTATGCGACAGACTCCGTGGTACAGCATGTCTTTGCCCTGCTGCTGACGCTGGTCACGCGGCTGGACGACTACCGCGCCGATATTCGCGCCGGCCACTGGAGCGCGTCCGATCAGTTCTGTCTGCTGGATCACCCGATCCGGACCCTGGCGGGCATGCGTCTGGGCATCATCGGCCATGGCGTACTGGGCCAGGCCACGGCACGCGTCGCCCGGGCCTTCGGCATGCAGGTTCAGGTGGCCGCAAGCCTGCGCAAGGCGGTGCCCTCGCCTGCGGATGACGCGGATCGAATCCCGCTGCCCGAGCTCCTGGCGACCAGCGACGTGGTCAGCCTGCATTGCCCGTTGTCCCCCGAAACCCGCCACCTGATCGACGACAACGCACTGCGGCAGATGCCCACTGGGTCAATCCTGCTCAATACCGCCCGTGGCGGCCTGGTCGATCCCGAGGCCCTCGCGCGGCATTTGCGAGCGGGCCACCTGGGCGGTGCCGGCATCGACGTCCTGGAGCCCGAGCCCCCGCCCGCAGACCACCCCCTGCTGGCAGCGGACATCCCGAACCTTGTGCTGACGCCACATACGGCCTGGGCGGCCCGCGGTGCCCGTCAGCACGTGATCGAGGAGGTCGCAGCCAACATCCACTCTTTCGCCCAGGGACAGCCCCGCCATGTCGTCAGCTGA
- a CDS encoding Bax inhibitor-1/YccA family protein — MSRDQIVRSSRNPSSTGSISETISTNKVIRQTYMLLSVTLAFSAVMAFVAMAVGAPAVHWLVLLAVLIGGPFAIHAARNSALGLVLTFAFTGVLGFFLGPILSMYLGLPNGPQIVGNAFTATAVAFVALSGYALATKKDFSFLGGFLVVGLIVALLAIVANIFLAIPALSLTISAAVVLLLSAAILFDTSRMIHDPEANYIMMTVSLYANLYVMFLHLLNLFHAFMGDN, encoded by the coding sequence GTGTCCCGAGACCAGATCGTTCGCTCGAGTCGCAATCCGTCCAGCACCGGTTCCATCAGCGAGACCATCTCGACCAACAAGGTCATCCGCCAGACCTACATGCTGCTGTCGGTGACGCTGGCATTCAGCGCCGTGATGGCCTTCGTGGCGATGGCTGTGGGCGCCCCGGCGGTGCACTGGCTGGTCCTGCTGGCGGTCCTGATTGGCGGCCCGTTCGCCATCCATGCCGCTCGCAATTCCGCGCTCGGACTGGTGCTGACCTTCGCCTTCACCGGCGTGCTGGGCTTCTTCCTCGGCCCGATCCTGAGCATGTACCTGGGCCTGCCCAACGGGCCGCAGATCGTCGGCAATGCCTTTACTGCCACGGCGGTCGCCTTTGTCGCGCTGTCCGGCTATGCCCTGGCCACCAAGAAGGACTTCAGCTTCCTGGGTGGCTTCCTGGTGGTCGGCCTGATCGTCGCCCTGCTGGCGATCGTCGCGAACATCTTCCTGGCGATCCCGGCGCTGTCGCTGACCATCTCGGCGGCCGTGGTGCTGCTGCTGTCGGCGGCGATCCTGTTCGACACCAGCCGCATGATCCACGACCCGGAGGCCAACTACATCATGATGACGGTCTCGCTGTACGCGAACCTCTATGTGATGTTCCTCCACCTGCTGAACCTGTTCCACGCCTTCATGGGCGACAACTAA
- a CDS encoding SulP family inorganic anion transporter, which translates to MNSILLRIFPFLSWRPTKETLNADLIAGISVALVLIPQSMAYAQLAGLPPVYGLYASLLPVMVAALWGSSNQLATGPVAVVSLLTASALVPLAAEGSSEFIMLAIALALIVGVIQLVMGLFKLGALVSFISHPVIVGFTNAAAIIIGLSQINKLLGVPIDTSGHFLLGLWGVVLELGHTHWPTLAFGLGAIALMVGMKRVAPKIPGVLVAVVVTILVSWLIGYERKADTTLAQIAPGELVELAQQIEEKQGQAANLDDRVRELDLEIQEAARGDAPALRFEQEQAALQRDELRAELAPLRDELRNTTLRRLPATDDEPERFIADDHMTDAERERAERTSWRIEQVDGDEVSLNGGGAVVGNVPQGLPSISAPEITFGTITTLLTTAFVIALVGFTEAIAIAKAMAARTGQRLDPNKELMGQGLANIAGGFTQGYPVSGSFSRSAVNLNSGARTGLASVFTAVLIGIALLFLTPLIYHLPQSVLAAIIMMAVVGLINFKAIKHAWVANKHDGAAAVVTFIATLAMAPNLDYGILMGAGLAIVLYLYRTMQPRVCELARYDDGTLREAQRYGLETNEKVGLMRFDGSLYFANVPYFEDAVLDLVARHPQAKYLIVVGKGINEIDASGEEVIHQLVHRLKARGITLVFAGVKAQVLEVIQRTGLEDIIGKDNIFKSTDHAVKEISERVGEPIK; encoded by the coding sequence ATGAATTCGATCCTGCTGCGCATCTTTCCGTTCCTGAGCTGGCGTCCCACCAAGGAAACGCTCAACGCGGATCTGATTGCGGGGATCTCGGTGGCCCTGGTCCTGATCCCGCAATCCATGGCCTATGCGCAACTGGCCGGTCTGCCTCCGGTGTACGGGCTCTATGCCTCGCTGCTGCCGGTGATGGTGGCCGCGCTGTGGGGTTCCTCGAATCAGCTCGCCACCGGCCCGGTGGCAGTGGTATCCCTGCTCACGGCATCGGCCCTGGTGCCGCTGGCGGCCGAGGGCTCATCCGAATTCATCATGCTGGCGATTGCGCTCGCCCTGATCGTGGGCGTAATCCAGCTGGTCATGGGCCTGTTCAAGCTGGGCGCGCTGGTCAGCTTCATCTCGCACCCGGTGATCGTCGGCTTTACCAACGCCGCCGCGATCATCATCGGGCTGTCCCAGATCAACAAGCTGCTGGGGGTACCGATCGACACCTCCGGCCACTTCCTTCTGGGTCTTTGGGGTGTCGTGCTGGAGCTGGGGCACACCCATTGGCCCACCCTCGCCTTCGGCCTGGGCGCGATCGCGCTGATGGTCGGCATGAAACGCGTCGCCCCGAAGATTCCGGGCGTGCTGGTCGCGGTGGTTGTCACCATCCTGGTCTCCTGGCTGATCGGGTACGAGCGCAAGGCCGACACGACGCTCGCCCAAATTGCGCCTGGCGAGCTGGTCGAACTCGCCCAGCAGATCGAGGAGAAGCAGGGACAGGCGGCCAATCTGGATGACCGCGTGCGCGAACTGGATCTCGAGATTCAGGAGGCGGCCCGTGGCGATGCACCGGCCCTGCGCTTCGAGCAGGAGCAGGCCGCACTGCAGCGCGATGAACTGCGCGCCGAGCTCGCCCCACTGCGCGACGAGTTGCGCAACACAACGTTGCGCCGACTCCCGGCGACGGACGACGAACCCGAGCGCTTCATCGCCGATGACCACATGACGGATGCCGAACGCGAACGCGCCGAGCGCACCTCGTGGCGGATCGAGCAAGTGGACGGCGATGAGGTCTCGCTCAATGGTGGCGGCGCTGTCGTGGGCAACGTACCCCAGGGTCTGCCGTCAATCTCCGCACCAGAGATCACCTTCGGAACGATCACCACGCTCCTGACCACGGCCTTCGTGATCGCGCTGGTCGGCTTTACCGAGGCCATTGCGATCGCCAAAGCCATGGCCGCGCGCACCGGCCAGCGTCTGGACCCGAACAAGGAGCTGATGGGACAGGGCCTGGCCAACATCGCCGGCGGCTTTACACAGGGCTACCCCGTCAGCGGTTCGTTCTCGCGCTCGGCGGTCAACCTCAATTCGGGTGCACGCACCGGCCTGGCCTCGGTATTTACAGCCGTGCTTATCGGGATCGCATTGCTCTTCCTGACGCCCCTGATCTACCACCTGCCGCAATCGGTACTGGCGGCGATCATCATGATGGCCGTGGTCGGGCTGATTAACTTCAAGGCAATCAAGCACGCCTGGGTGGCCAACAAGCATGACGGGGCGGCCGCGGTGGTCACCTTCATCGCCACCCTGGCGATGGCCCCGAATCTCGACTACGGCATCTTGATGGGTGCCGGTCTGGCCATCGTGCTGTACCTGTACCGCACCATGCAGCCGCGCGTATGCGAACTGGCCCGCTACGACGACGGGACGCTTCGCGAGGCCCAGCGCTACGGGCTGGAGACCAACGAGAAGGTCGGCCTGATGCGCTTCGACGGCTCGCTGTACTTCGCCAACGTCCCCTACTTCGAGGACGCGGTACTGGACCTGGTCGCGCGCCACCCACAGGCCAAGTATCTGATCGTGGTGGGCAAGGGCATCAACGAGATCGACGCCTCCGGCGAGGAAGTGATCCACCAGCTGGTGCACCGCCTGAAGGCGCGCGGCATCACCCTGGTCTTCGCCGGCGTGAAGGCACAGGTCCTGGAGGTGATACAGCGCACCGGGCTCGAGGACATTATCGGCAAGGACAACATCTTCAAGTCCACCGACCACGCGGTTAAGGAGATCTCCGAACGCGTGGGTGAGCCAATCAAGTGA
- a CDS encoding class I SAM-dependent methyltransferase: MDRCPLCTAPLRPFFSRGVRDPSPGDYQRCRGCSLIVLKHRYWPTLAFEREYYQTHENRPDDPGYRRFLGRLLAPLEAHCPPPAQGVDWGCGPHPVLADMLCARGYSMQTHDPVFAPDRPEARACFDLVTCTEVLEHLHDPIAILGEMATLLRPGGTIAIMTGWPPPAAAFHRWHYRRDPTHVAFYGPDTLRWIAAHLGWAIHLPAPDIALFRIPEPQGNEKREACNEIRAAPETSARAC; encoded by the coding sequence ATGGACCGCTGCCCGCTGTGTACCGCACCTCTGCGCCCGTTCTTCAGCCGCGGGGTGCGCGACCCTTCGCCCGGGGACTACCAGCGCTGCAGGGGCTGCTCGCTGATTGTCCTGAAGCACCGTTACTGGCCCACCCTCGCATTCGAGCGCGAGTACTACCAGACACACGAAAACCGGCCGGACGACCCCGGGTATCGGCGGTTTCTGGGCCGCCTGCTTGCACCGCTGGAGGCGCACTGCCCGCCACCGGCGCAGGGCGTGGACTGGGGCTGCGGCCCCCATCCGGTACTGGCGGACATGCTGTGTGCGCGCGGCTACTCCATGCAGACCCATGACCCCGTATTCGCACCTGACCGTCCCGAAGCCCGTGCATGCTTCGATCTCGTCACCTGTACCGAGGTTCTCGAGCACCTGCATGACCCGATCGCCATCCTTGGCGAGATGGCCACCCTTCTGCGCCCCGGCGGCACGATTGCGATCATGACCGGCTGGCCGCCCCCCGCGGCGGCCTTTCATCGCTGGCACTATCGCCGCGACCCTACCCACGTGGCCTTCTACGGGCCCGACACCCTGCGCTGGATCGCCGCGCATCTTGGCTGGGCGATCCACCTGCCGGCACCGGACATTGCGCTTTTTCGCATCCCGGAGCCCCAGGGAAACGAAAAACGAGAAGCCTGCAACGAAATCCGGGCTGCCCCGGAAACCTCGGCTCGCGCCTGTTAA
- a CDS encoding zinc metallopeptidase yields the protein MRLLILLAPLVLLLAWAPSWWVRQTMRKYSQPEDRYDGTGAELARDLLDRHGLHHVRVESTRDGDHYDPFDRAVRLSEDNHDGRSLTAITVAAHEVGHAVQHAQDYPPLRMRSNLVCLSRYGQQIGAWLMVAIPIITLIARHPAPGILFFLAGILSMGIAALVHFVTLPTEFDASFRRALPMLRRGNYLHPPDYPHAQRILKAAAYTYVAQSLMSLLNIASWFRFLRR from the coding sequence ATGCGACTGCTGATTCTGCTCGCACCGCTCGTGCTGCTTCTGGCCTGGGCACCGAGCTGGTGGGTACGCCAGACGATGAGGAAGTACAGCCAGCCGGAGGACCGCTACGACGGGACCGGCGCCGAGCTTGCGCGTGACCTTCTGGATCGCCATGGCCTGCATCACGTGCGCGTCGAATCCACCCGCGATGGCGACCACTACGATCCCTTCGATCGCGCGGTGCGGCTGTCGGAGGACAACCACGACGGTCGCTCGCTCACCGCGATCACGGTGGCTGCGCACGAGGTCGGGCACGCGGTGCAGCACGCTCAGGACTACCCGCCCCTGCGCATGCGCAGCAACCTGGTCTGCCTGTCTCGCTACGGACAGCAGATCGGGGCCTGGCTAATGGTCGCGATCCCCATCATCACGCTGATCGCCCGGCATCCGGCACCGGGCATCCTGTTCTTCCTGGCCGGGATTCTGTCGATGGGGATCGCCGCGCTGGTGCACTTCGTCACCCTGCCCACCGAGTTCGACGCGAGCTTTCGCCGCGCCCTGCCGATGCTGCGCCGGGGCAATTACCTGCACCCGCCGGACTATCCCCATGCCCAGCGCATCCTGAAGGCCGCGGCCTACACCTACGTCGCCCAGTCCCTGATGAGCCTGTTGAACATCGCGTCCTGGTTCCGCTTCCTGCGGCGGTAG
- a CDS encoding mechanosensitive ion channel domain-containing protein, protein MSPSRFLRRPFFLLLTLFSLLLLMPLGTVQAQEGGDGGDLHDALIEALENEEARERLLETLRAERTGDDESTADDEAAVDTDELTSIPRQIAQFTQSLAEGTVQEIRALNEIAVDIGDKLSSIDPVVFGAGVLDLAILIVLTIAAFLILRRLGSPMFAALDRWVINSPEQYHLLRALPAVLLAALIDFLIVILAWVGGYGLALFVLGESGEMLTRHSLFLNAFLLIEVTKAALRLIFATRYRGLRLLPMAGDEAAYWNAWLARLVTYIGYGLLLLVPLANNHLSSEAGRSLGLLVMLTAFLYAAVIILQNRQRVHDRLILVANRAGFAFTRMTLTFLANAWHWIALIYFLTLAIVSITRPEDALPFMAKATGQTVLAAFIGVFVANVLSQIIGREIRVPDETRMKFPMLEARLNSYIPKALKTMRLVILLIVLAVIADAWGAFNLGAWIASDTGMYVLGTAISVALILIGALAIWLVFASWIEHRLSPNTGEGEPGAREKTLLTLFRNAVAVVLAVMTAMIVLAEIGVNIGPLLAGAGVLGLAVGFGAQKLVQDIITGVFIQLEKAINTGDVVTVAGMTGVVEKLTIRSMGLRDLSGTYHLIPFSSVDAVSNYMREYGYHVGEYGVAYREDIDEVIVRLREAFEELKEDPDQGPNILDEMEVHGVTALADSSVNVRIRIKALPGTQFGLGRAFNRLVKKHFDAAGIEIPFPHQTIYFGQEKDGSAPPAHLRLSQEQGEDTDDGRDYSKDQRARPNPKHKGDYDEAED, encoded by the coding sequence GTGTCCCCCAGCCGCTTTTTGCGTCGCCCCTTCTTCCTCCTCCTCACCCTCTTCTCGCTGTTGCTGCTCATGCCCCTGGGGACCGTTCAGGCCCAGGAGGGTGGCGATGGAGGTGATCTGCATGACGCGCTGATCGAGGCACTGGAGAACGAAGAGGCACGCGAACGCCTGCTCGAGACACTGCGGGCCGAACGTACCGGGGACGACGAGAGTACGGCAGACGATGAGGCGGCGGTCGACACCGACGAACTCACGTCGATCCCGCGCCAGATCGCCCAGTTCACCCAATCGCTGGCCGAAGGCACAGTGCAGGAGATTCGGGCCCTGAACGAGATCGCCGTGGATATTGGCGACAAGCTGAGCTCGATCGACCCGGTGGTATTCGGCGCGGGGGTGCTGGACCTGGCGATCCTGATTGTCCTGACGATCGCCGCCTTCCTGATCCTGCGGCGTCTTGGCAGCCCGATGTTTGCGGCGCTGGACCGCTGGGTGATCAATTCGCCGGAGCAGTACCACCTGCTGCGCGCACTCCCCGCCGTACTCCTGGCCGCGCTGATCGATTTCCTGATCGTGATCCTGGCCTGGGTCGGGGGTTATGGCCTCGCGCTCTTTGTGCTCGGGGAGTCCGGAGAGATGCTGACGCGGCACTCGCTGTTCCTCAACGCCTTCCTGCTGATCGAGGTCACCAAGGCGGCCCTGCGCCTGATCTTCGCCACGCGCTACCGGGGCCTGCGGCTGCTGCCCATGGCCGGCGACGAGGCCGCCTACTGGAATGCCTGGCTGGCACGCCTGGTCACGTACATCGGCTACGGCCTGCTGCTGCTGGTGCCGCTGGCCAACAATCATCTCTCCAGCGAGGCCGGGCGCTCGCTGGGGCTGCTGGTCATGCTGACCGCTTTCCTCTACGCGGCGGTCATCATCCTGCAGAACCGCCAGCGCGTGCATGACCGCCTGATCCTGGTCGCCAATCGTGCCGGATTCGCCTTCACGCGCATGACGCTGACCTTCCTGGCGAACGCCTGGCACTGGATCGCGCTGATCTACTTCCTGACCCTGGCAATCGTCAGCATCACCCGCCCGGAAGATGCCCTGCCCTTCATGGCCAAGGCCACCGGACAGACGGTACTGGCCGCATTCATCGGGGTCTTTGTCGCCAACGTGCTCAGCCAGATCATCGGCCGCGAGATCCGGGTTCCGGACGAGACTCGCATGAAGTTCCCGATGCTCGAGGCACGCCTGAACTCGTACATCCCCAAGGCGCTGAAGACGATGCGCCTGGTGATCCTGCTCATCGTGCTGGCAGTGATCGCAGATGCCTGGGGCGCGTTCAATCTCGGCGCCTGGATTGCCTCCGATACGGGCATGTACGTGCTCGGCACTGCGATCTCGGTCGCCCTGATCCTGATCGGTGCCCTGGCCATCTGGCTCGTGTTCGCCAGCTGGATCGAACACCGCCTGAGCCCGAATACCGGCGAGGGCGAGCCCGGGGCGCGCGAGAAGACCCTGCTGACCCTGTTCCGCAATGCGGTCGCCGTCGTGCTGGCCGTGATGACCGCCATGATCGTGCTGGCCGAGATTGGCGTGAATATCGGCCCGCTGCTGGCCGGCGCCGGCGTGCTCGGCCTGGCGGTTGGCTTCGGCGCACAAAAGCTGGTGCAGGACATCATCACCGGGGTGTTCATCCAGCTGGAGAAAGCCATCAACACCGGGGACGTGGTCACGGTGGCCGGCATGACCGGCGTGGTCGAGAAGCTCACGATCCGTTCCATGGGCCTGCGTGACCTGTCCGGCACCTATCACCTGATCCCGTTCTCGTCGGTGGATGCCGTCTCCAACTACATGCGCGAGTATGGCTATCACGTGGGCGAGTACGGCGTGGCCTATCGCGAGGACATCGACGAAGTGATCGTGCGCCTGCGAGAGGCCTTCGAGGAACTCAAGGAAGATCCGGACCAGGGTCCGAACATCCTCGACGAGATGGAGGTACACGGCGTGACTGCGCTGGCCGACAGCTCGGTCAACGTGCGCATCCGCATCAAGGCGCTGCCCGGTACGCAGTTTGGCCTGGGCCGCGCGTTCAACCGCCTGGTGAAGAAGCACTTCGACGCCGCCGGTATCGAGATCCCGTTCCCGCATCAGACCATCTACTTCGGTCAGGAAAAGGACGGCAGCGCTCCGCCCGCGCACCTGCGTCTCAGCCAGGAGCAGGGTGAAGACACCGACGACGGTCGCGACTACTCGAAAGACCAGCGGGCCCGCCCCAATCCGAAGCACAAGGGCGATTACGACGAGGCCGAGGACTGA